A genomic stretch from Terriglobus sp. RCC_193 includes:
- a CDS encoding flagellar FlbD family protein produces MIELTRLNGHTFVVNSDLIKLAEAIPDTTLTLVTGEKIVVLETCADVLTRTLHYRANVLHHAWPSADAAVSAHLALHTAQHHS; encoded by the coding sequence ATGATCGAACTCACACGCCTTAACGGTCACACCTTTGTCGTGAATAGCGACCTGATCAAACTGGCCGAGGCCATACCCGACACCACACTCACACTTGTCACAGGCGAGAAGATCGTCGTTCTGGAAACCTGCGCCGACGTACTCACACGCACACTGCACTATCGCGCCAATGTATTGCATCACGCATGGCCTTCTGCCGACGCCGCAGTCAGCGCGCATCTTGCCCTGCACACAGCGCAGCATCA
- a CDS encoding flagellin, whose protein sequence is MSLGVLNNISAIYAQNNLSATQNNLSKTLQQLSSGSRINSGADDAAGLAVADGLAANETALAQSSRNASDATGLLQTADGALSQVTSLLNRAVTLATQAANGTLSSAQVSSANQEYQNILTQINNIGTTTNFNGTSVFSGTARNFFVSDGTTTGSATYSDTVGILSTTSVGTSATAASSAAVSLTTPSASSASAASTTTLTLGATTDTVSGTLALAVGTGSSHSITIASGTTMSALATQINGDTTYQGAGITAAYDSTTGALTISGPVAASSDLSTTGTSLSDATPASGSGVGVDFTASGVSTLTAGSAKDVLTALTSAIGDVAFQRGTIGANINQLASAQSVASNEQTNLTAAEDNIRATDYGQAASNLSKYQVLSQTGISALAQANSVQQEVTKLLQ, encoded by the coding sequence ATGTCCCTCGGTGTACTGAATAACATCTCGGCAATCTATGCTCAGAACAACCTGAGCGCAACCCAGAACAACCTTTCGAAGACACTGCAGCAGTTGTCGTCCGGTTCGCGCATTAACAGTGGCGCGGACGATGCTGCAGGACTTGCCGTTGCCGATGGCCTTGCAGCGAACGAAACGGCATTGGCACAGTCCAGCCGCAATGCGAGCGATGCAACCGGCCTATTGCAGACGGCGGATGGTGCGCTTTCGCAGGTCACTTCGCTGCTGAACCGCGCTGTCACACTTGCAACGCAGGCCGCCAACGGCACGTTGAGTTCAGCACAGGTGTCTTCTGCGAACCAGGAGTATCAGAACATCCTGACGCAGATTAACAACATCGGTACGACCACGAACTTCAACGGAACATCTGTATTCTCTGGCACGGCACGTAACTTCTTCGTGTCCGATGGCACCACAACCGGTTCTGCCACATACAGCGACACCGTGGGTATTCTGTCCACCACCAGCGTAGGAACATCCGCAACGGCGGCCAGCTCTGCAGCGGTTTCGTTGACTACGCCATCCGCATCGTCTGCTTCTGCTGCTTCCACAACCACGCTTACACTGGGGGCCACAACAGATACCGTATCCGGAACCCTGGCACTCGCTGTAGGCACCGGTAGTTCGCATAGCATCACCATCGCATCCGGCACAACGATGTCCGCGCTTGCCACGCAGATCAATGGTGATACGACCTATCAGGGCGCGGGCATTACTGCGGCCTACGATTCCACCACGGGCGCTCTGACGATCTCAGGTCCTGTGGCAGCATCGAGCGATCTGAGCACAACCGGCACCAGCCTGAGCGATGCAACTCCGGCCAGTGGCTCTGGCGTAGGTGTGGACTTCACGGCATCCGGCGTGAGCACACTAACGGCAGGTTCAGCGAAGGACGTACTGACAGCACTGACCTCCGCGATTGGCGATGTGGCTTTCCAGCGTGGCACGATCGGTGCGAACATCAACCAGCTTGCCTCGGCACAATCGGTTGCAAGTAATGAACAGACGAACCTGACGGCGGCAGAGGACAATATCCGCGCTACCGATTATGGTCAGGCTGCTTCCAACCTGTCGAAGTACCAGGTGCTGTCGCAGACCGGTATCAGCGCTCTGGCACAGGCCAATAGCGTGCAGCAGGAAGTGACCAAGCTGCTGCAGTAA
- the fliD gene encoding flagellar filament capping protein FliD, protein MPVVGINFGSATSGTGFDVTSTVNSIMTNMRAPETAWATRTTALQSQDTVLSTLGTDMSSLASALATLTSFDGAFAQKEGATSDSRVVSLTDATSISSAGTHTLTVSQLATTSQQHSSAVASGATLSGSLSIQVGSGTANTITIDSTNNTMSTLAKSINDLDVGVTATVITDSSGSYLSLTSNTSGASGNMTLDTSGLTDSNGNNVSMTATAAGADAAYTLDGIALTSNSNTITSALPGLTFQLVGTSSTNVTMEIVNDTGSISTALNNFISAYNTLTTALSGQETKDSSGNAEPLFGDQVLSLIQSQLSTALAFSTGNSGKTSNLAQLGITVGTNGQLSLDTSALSSALASNFTGVSNFFMNVGDFGQNLNTVLSGLGNSGNGALALRVAQNTSEESALADNKTKLEARLATYQTSLTTELNAANEILQAIPQQLNEIKQIYAAITGYGQSS, encoded by the coding sequence ATGCCCGTTGTCGGGATCAATTTTGGATCAGCTACGAGTGGCACCGGTTTTGATGTGACCAGTACGGTCAACAGCATTATGACGAACATGCGTGCGCCCGAAACTGCGTGGGCCACGCGCACAACCGCACTTCAGTCGCAGGACACCGTATTGAGTACGCTGGGGACGGACATGTCGTCGCTCGCGAGTGCGCTGGCAACATTAACATCCTTCGACGGTGCCTTCGCGCAAAAGGAAGGCGCAACCAGCGATAGCCGCGTTGTCTCCCTGACGGATGCGACCTCCATCTCTTCCGCGGGAACACATACGCTGACCGTTTCGCAACTGGCAACGACGAGCCAGCAGCATTCCAGCGCGGTGGCATCGGGGGCAACACTCAGCGGTTCTTTGAGCATTCAGGTTGGCAGCGGCACGGCCAACACGATCACGATCGATTCGACAAACAACACCATGTCCACGCTGGCGAAGTCGATCAATGATCTGGATGTAGGTGTGACGGCGACGGTGATTACAGATAGTTCAGGTTCCTATCTTTCGCTGACGAGCAATACGAGTGGCGCGTCCGGCAACATGACTTTGGATACGTCCGGATTAACCGACTCCAATGGCAACAATGTTTCCATGACGGCAACGGCCGCCGGCGCCGATGCGGCATATACGTTGGATGGCATCGCGCTGACGAGCAACTCCAACACCATCACCAGCGCATTGCCGGGCCTCACCTTTCAGCTTGTGGGCACGTCGAGCACAAACGTGACGATGGAGATTGTGAACGATACCGGTTCTATTTCCACGGCACTGAACAACTTCATCTCCGCATACAACACGTTGACCACGGCGCTCTCCGGTCAGGAGACGAAGGATTCTTCCGGTAATGCGGAACCGTTATTTGGCGATCAGGTACTTTCGTTGATCCAATCGCAACTTTCGACTGCGCTGGCATTTTCAACGGGGAACAGCGGTAAAACCAGCAACCTTGCCCAGCTCGGCATTACCGTCGGCACGAATGGGCAGTTAAGCCTGGATACGTCTGCGCTGAGCAGCGCGCTTGCGAGTAATTTCACAGGGGTCTCCAACTTCTTCATGAACGTGGGCGACTTCGGGCAGAACCTCAACACGGTGTTGAGTGGGTTGGGCAACAGCGGTAACGGTGCGCTGGCTTTGCGTGTGGCACAGAACACTTCTGAAGAGTCGGCGCTGGCCGATAACAAGACAAAGCTGGAGGCGCGACTGGCAACCTACCAGACGTCGCTTACGACCGAACTGAACGCAGCAAACGAGATACTGCAGGCGATTCCACAGCAGTTGAATGAGATCAAACAGATCTACGCCGCTATCACCGGCTATGGCCAATCGAGCTAA
- the fliS gene encoding flagellar export chaperone FliS, with product MNYQEQALSGATGVELIVALYDGWIRFLYRAAASCEADDVIERRYAVKRALDILMYLEARLRPDIGGEPARALSDFYAAMFTMTLEASHSGSAEEMQKVIACVRNVKEAWVVVAKDPAANRALPRELRTAAERRGAPVIVPQQAASGTSAGWSA from the coding sequence ATGAACTATCAGGAGCAGGCGCTCTCCGGGGCTACCGGGGTGGAACTGATCGTGGCACTGTACGACGGCTGGATTCGCTTTCTGTATCGTGCCGCGGCGTCGTGTGAGGCGGATGACGTGATCGAACGCCGCTATGCAGTCAAGCGGGCGCTGGACATCCTGATGTACCTGGAAGCGCGACTACGCCCTGATATTGGCGGGGAACCGGCAAGAGCACTCTCGGATTTCTACGCGGCGATGTTCACGATGACCCTGGAGGCGTCGCATTCAGGATCGGCAGAAGAAATGCAGAAGGTGATCGCCTGCGTTCGCAATGTGAAAGAGGCATGGGTGGTGGTGGCAAAGGATCCTGCGGCGAATCGGGCCCTTCCGCGGGAATTGCGAACTGCCGCCGAACGCCGTGGCGCTCCAGTTATTGTGCCCCAGCAGGCAGCCTCGGGTACTTCCGCTGGTTGGAGTGCATAA
- a CDS encoding UbiD family decarboxylase has product MAYRDLREWLARLEKSGELKRVRVEVDTDLEMAEIADRAAKMNGGKGGPALLFENVKGYPGAKVLMNQFGSLRKMQMALECDSLDAIADRLQALLKPEVPTGFMDKLKMLPMLAEVGSFFPKVVDRKQATCKEVVKTGEEIDLSELPILRTWPGDAGRFITLPLVMTRDPRSGKRNVGMYRMQVYDERTTGMHWQRQKNAAEHLRDRLRATAATDSERVKLMAMTAGGTTAAEDSTSLNGVTLSKIRGERMEVAVAIGADPALTFSAIVPAPPEIEEFLIAGFLRGKPVELVKAETVDLEVPAHAEYILEGYVDLAELRMEGPFGDHTGFYTMPEEYPVFHLTAITHRKDPIYAATIVGKPPMEDAWMAKAVERIFLPLIKLTMPEIVDINLPPEGVAHNLMLISIRKSYAGHARKVMNGIWALGQAMFTKCIVVVDEDCDVQDVGEVVLRVANNIDPERDIQFTLGPVDSLDHASRLPNFGSKMGIDATRKWAAEGFTRPWPEMLEMPKDVKKRVDDIWRSLGLG; this is encoded by the coding sequence ATGGCTTATCGCGACCTGCGTGAGTGGTTAGCACGCCTGGAAAAGAGCGGGGAACTGAAGCGTGTCCGCGTAGAAGTGGATACGGATCTGGAAATGGCAGAGATTGCCGATCGTGCCGCGAAGATGAATGGCGGCAAGGGCGGTCCGGCTCTGCTGTTTGAGAACGTGAAGGGCTACCCCGGCGCGAAGGTGCTGATGAACCAGTTCGGCAGCCTGCGCAAGATGCAGATGGCGCTGGAGTGTGATTCGCTGGATGCCATTGCGGACCGTCTACAGGCATTGCTGAAGCCTGAGGTGCCCACCGGCTTCATGGACAAACTGAAGATGCTACCGATGCTTGCAGAGGTGGGTTCGTTCTTCCCGAAGGTCGTTGATCGCAAGCAGGCGACGTGCAAGGAAGTGGTGAAGACGGGCGAGGAGATTGATCTCTCGGAACTGCCAATTTTGCGGACGTGGCCTGGTGATGCGGGACGATTCATTACGCTGCCGCTGGTAATGACTCGTGATCCGCGGTCGGGTAAGCGCAATGTGGGCATGTACCGGATGCAGGTGTATGACGAGCGCACGACGGGCATGCACTGGCAGCGGCAGAAGAACGCTGCCGAACACCTGCGGGATCGTTTGCGTGCGACGGCTGCGACTGATTCCGAGCGGGTGAAGCTGATGGCGATGACCGCTGGCGGTACGACGGCAGCGGAAGATTCCACGTCCTTGAACGGTGTGACGCTTTCGAAAATCCGCGGTGAGCGGATGGAGGTTGCTGTTGCGATTGGTGCCGATCCAGCGCTGACCTTCAGTGCGATTGTGCCTGCGCCGCCTGAGATTGAGGAGTTCCTGATTGCCGGTTTCCTTCGTGGCAAGCCTGTGGAGTTAGTGAAAGCTGAGACAGTCGATCTGGAGGTGCCTGCTCATGCGGAGTACATCCTGGAGGGCTATGTCGATCTTGCAGAACTGCGGATGGAAGGGCCGTTTGGAGATCACACCGGCTTCTACACGATGCCGGAAGAGTATCCGGTTTTTCATCTGACAGCGATCACGCATCGCAAGGACCCGATCTATGCCGCCACCATTGTGGGCAAGCCACCGATGGAGGATGCATGGATGGCGAAGGCGGTGGAGCGCATCTTCCTGCCGCTGATCAAGCTGACGATGCCGGAGATTGTGGACATCAACCTGCCGCCGGAGGGTGTGGCGCATAACCTGATGCTGATCTCGATTCGCAAGAGTTATGCGGGCCACGCACGCAAGGTGATGAACGGTATCTGGGCGCTGGGGCAGGCGATGTTTACCAAGTGCATTGTGGTCGTGGACGAAGATTGCGATGTGCAGGACGTGGGCGAGGTCGTGTTGCGCGTTGCAAACAACATTGACCCGGAGCGGGATATTCAATTCACGTTAGGTCCGGTGGATTCACTGGATCACGCATCGCGCTTGCCGAACTTCGGCAGCAAGATGGGCATTGATGCCACACGGAAGTGGGCTGCGGAAGGATTCACGCGCCCATGGCCGGAAATGTTGGAAATGCCGAAGGACGTGAAGAAGAGAGTGGATGACATATGGCGTTCGCTTGGGCTCGGGTAG
- a CDS encoding TIGR03435 family protein: MAVNCFARLRSVVFQSLFISGYVFFVVPFALSQGAGPAVPGNATYSPKMTFDVASVRESHPDPVKGFVVGGAFAGRTSVLSLSNERIASLIVRAYNLSSDQISGLPTWAGSAMYNVEAKSDAETDRTLATLTDEQLALERQHMLQALLAERFNLKTHWSTTEQGVYHLVVVKGGPKVRAGGSVPSTDDEVKRFGGNKIPEIYQLGDGLNGYEYFGRNCHIASLARVLGRLMGTDVIDRTGLSGTYDFEFRYSQASDAEREKEPNMYPPIPEAVKGQLGLKLEPAKGSVRELVVDHIDKSSAN; encoded by the coding sequence ATGGCGGTCAATTGTTTCGCTCGATTGAGATCTGTTGTCTTTCAATCTTTATTTATTTCGGGATATGTTTTCTTCGTAGTGCCTTTTGCCCTGAGTCAAGGCGCTGGACCAGCTGTACCTGGAAACGCAACCTATTCGCCCAAAATGACGTTTGATGTTGCATCCGTTCGCGAGAGTCACCCGGATCCGGTCAAGGGATTTGTGGTCGGTGGCGCGTTTGCTGGACGTACGAGTGTGTTGAGTCTATCGAACGAGAGGATCGCCAGTCTCATCGTTAGGGCCTATAACTTGTCTTCAGACCAAATCTCGGGACTCCCCACCTGGGCAGGTAGTGCGATGTATAACGTGGAGGCTAAATCAGACGCCGAGACGGATCGAACACTTGCGACGCTCACTGACGAACAACTTGCTTTGGAACGACAGCACATGTTGCAAGCCTTGCTCGCAGAACGTTTCAACTTGAAGACGCATTGGAGCACTACGGAACAAGGCGTCTATCATCTCGTCGTCGTCAAGGGAGGGCCGAAGGTTCGCGCGGGCGGTTCAGTGCCGTCAACGGATGATGAAGTCAAACGCTTCGGTGGCAACAAGATTCCTGAGATATACCAGCTTGGAGACGGTCTGAACGGATATGAATACTTCGGTCGGAACTGTCACATCGCATCACTGGCGCGAGTGCTTGGACGTTTGATGGGTACAGATGTGATTGACAGGACTGGCCTCAGCGGCACCTACGACTTCGAGTTTCGTTACAGCCAGGCGTCTGATGCGGAGCGAGAGAAGGAACCCAATATGTACCCTCCCATTCCAGAGGCGGTTAAGGGGCAACTGGGATTGAAGCTCGAGCCAGCGAAGGGATCAGTCCGGGAACTAGTTGTAGATCATATTGATAAGTCATCTGCGAACTGA
- a CDS encoding ATP-dependent Clp protease ATP-binding subunit — protein sequence MFERYTEKARRVIFFARYEASQFGSPYIETEHLLLGLLREDKALTNRFLRSHASVESIRKQIEGHTTIREKVSTSVDLPLSNECKRVLAYAAEEAERLSHKHIGTEHLLLGLLREEKCFAAEILMERGLRLPTIREELQRTTQEKPASQPSSGKQQRQQQQNGEQSMLAEFSRDLTQAAMDQALDPLVGRDGEVERVIQILCRRTKNNPVLIGEPGVGKTAIVEGLAQKIADGEVPSFLADKRVLSLDLSLIVAGTKYRGQFEERLKTIMKELMENQNSIVFIDELHTLVGAGSAEGSLDAANILKPALSRGEIQCIGATTPAEFRKSIEKDRSLERRFQAVKVPPPNEEDAIKIIMGIKEKYEKFHAVTYTDDAITYSVTHSNRYIPDRFLPDKAIDLIDEAGARVKLRQTTLPDELTEVQKRIKFIVHRMENAIANHEFEKARFYSDEERKERENLRALRERYHLDDSSAGIVTKEDIEDVVSRWTGVPITSLKEEEQQKLLRVEEELHKRVISQDKAISALSRAIRRSRAGLKNPSRPIGSFLFLGPTGVGKTEMARTLAQFLFGSDKALIRFDMSEFMEKHSVSKLIGSPPGYVGYEEGGQLTERVKRQPYSVVLLDEVEKAHPDVFNLLLQVFEDGHLTDGLGNTVDFKNTILIMTSNIGAKHLMKREGLGFQSNKNEVMLEKMEEMVKGEVKRTFNPEFINRLDEIIVFTALSDSDLMQILELLVQTLNANLVHKAITISVNDEAKKWILDKTLTDRSYGARPLRRALQRYIEDPLSEALIAGLITQRPSFLEVYLDNNQLFYRPVAQEGEEQADGAALAIM from the coding sequence ATGTTCGAGCGTTATACCGAAAAAGCGCGGCGCGTCATCTTCTTCGCGCGCTACGAAGCCAGCCAGTTCGGCTCACCTTACATTGAAACGGAGCACCTGCTTCTCGGTCTGCTCCGTGAAGACAAGGCGCTGACCAACCGGTTCCTCCGTTCGCACGCATCGGTGGAATCCATCCGCAAACAGATTGAAGGCCACACCACCATTCGCGAGAAGGTGTCGACATCCGTTGACCTGCCTCTCTCGAATGAGTGCAAACGTGTGCTGGCTTATGCCGCGGAAGAAGCGGAACGGCTGAGCCACAAGCACATCGGCACAGAGCATCTACTGCTGGGCCTGCTGCGCGAAGAGAAGTGCTTCGCCGCGGAAATCCTGATGGAGCGCGGACTGCGCCTACCCACCATCCGCGAGGAACTACAGCGCACCACGCAGGAAAAGCCTGCCTCGCAGCCGTCCTCCGGCAAGCAGCAGCGCCAACAACAGCAGAATGGTGAGCAGTCCATGCTGGCCGAGTTCTCCCGCGATCTGACGCAGGCTGCCATGGATCAGGCCCTTGATCCCCTCGTGGGCCGCGATGGCGAAGTGGAACGCGTCATCCAGATCCTCTGCCGCCGCACCAAGAACAACCCGGTACTCATCGGCGAACCCGGCGTTGGCAAGACCGCCATCGTCGAAGGCCTGGCACAGAAGATTGCAGACGGTGAAGTCCCCAGCTTCCTCGCGGACAAGCGCGTGCTCTCGCTGGATCTGTCGCTGATCGTCGCTGGCACCAAGTATCGCGGCCAGTTTGAAGAGCGCCTGAAGACCATCATGAAAGAGCTGATGGAGAATCAGAACTCCATTGTCTTCATCGACGAGCTTCATACCCTCGTCGGTGCAGGCTCCGCGGAAGGCTCGCTCGATGCTGCGAACATCCTCAAGCCCGCACTCTCGCGCGGTGAGATTCAGTGCATCGGCGCGACCACGCCTGCGGAATTCCGCAAGAGCATCGAGAAGGATCGCTCGCTGGAACGCCGCTTCCAGGCCGTTAAAGTCCCGCCGCCCAATGAAGAAGATGCCATCAAGATCATCATGGGCATCAAGGAGAAGTACGAGAAGTTCCACGCCGTCACCTACACCGACGACGCCATCACTTACTCGGTTACGCACTCCAATCGCTACATTCCGGATCGCTTCCTGCCAGACAAGGCCATCGATCTGATCGACGAGGCCGGTGCCCGCGTGAAGCTGCGCCAGACCACGCTGCCTGATGAATTGACCGAAGTCCAGAAGCGCATCAAGTTCATCGTGCACCGCATGGAAAACGCCATTGCGAACCACGAATTCGAAAAGGCGCGCTTCTACTCGGACGAGGAACGCAAGGAGCGTGAAAACCTCCGCGCCCTCCGCGAGCGCTATCACCTCGATGACTCCTCCGCAGGCATCGTCACCAAGGAAGATATCGAGGATGTGGTCAGCCGCTGGACCGGCGTGCCCATCACCTCGCTTAAGGAAGAAGAGCAGCAAAAGCTGCTCCGCGTGGAAGAAGAGCTGCACAAACGCGTCATCTCGCAGGACAAGGCCATTTCCGCCCTCTCCCGCGCGATCCGTCGTTCGCGTGCAGGCCTCAAGAACCCCTCGCGCCCCATCGGTTCGTTCCTCTTCCTGGGCCCCACTGGCGTCGGAAAAACGGAGATGGCACGCACCCTGGCCCAGTTCCTCTTCGGGTCTGACAAGGCGCTCATCCGCTTCGATATGTCAGAGTTCATGGAGAAGCACTCCGTCAGCAAACTGATCGGTTCGCCTCCGGGATACGTGGGATACGAGGAGGGCGGCCAGCTCACCGAGCGCGTCAAACGTCAGCCTTACTCCGTCGTGCTCCTCGACGAAGTCGAAAAGGCGCACCCGGATGTCTTCAACCTGCTGCTGCAGGTCTTTGAAGACGGTCACCTGACAGATGGTCTCGGCAACACGGTCGACTTCAAGAACACCATTCTCATCATGACGTCGAACATCGGCGCCAAGCACCTCATGAAGCGTGAGGGCCTCGGATTCCAGTCGAACAAGAACGAGGTCATGCTGGAGAAGATGGAGGAGATGGTGAAGGGCGAGGTCAAGCGCACCTTCAACCCCGAGTTCATCAACCGTCTCGACGAGATCATCGTCTTCACGGCGCTCTCTGACAGCGACCTGATGCAGATTCTGGAACTGCTGGTGCAGACCCTGAACGCGAATCTCGTGCACAAGGCCATCACCATCAGCGTCAACGATGAAGCAAAGAAGTGGATTCTCGACAAGACGCTCACAGACCGCAGCTACGGAGCACGTCCACTCCGCCGCGCCCTGCAGCGTTACATCGAAGACCCGCTCTCAGAAGCTTTGATCGCTGGCCTGATCACGCAGCGTCCTTCGTTCCTCGAGGTCTACCTCGACAACAACCAGCTCTTCTACCGTCCTGTGGCTCAGGAAGGCGAGGAGCAGGCTGACGGCGCAGCACTGGCCATCATGTAA
- a CDS encoding ABC transporter ATP-binding protein, which produces MQAATNPIVVVEDLTKSYSTGTGTLTLFRDLSFTVATGEMLAIIGASGAGKSTLLHMLAAMDAPTSGDVRIDGTSLASLKPAEQANFRNRTIGYVWQAHYLLPEFTAEENVAMPLLARGESQPESREKARRWLTEVGLAARATHRSGELSGGEQQRVSLARALVTEPKLLLADEPTGNLDAVTGDTIFDLLRRLHASHGTTTVMVTHNQQIAARCDRTLVLKQGQLVTTETLA; this is translated from the coding sequence ATGCAAGCCGCCACCAACCCGATCGTCGTCGTAGAAGACCTCACCAAGAGCTACTCCACCGGCACCGGCACACTCACCCTCTTCCGCGACCTCAGCTTCACTGTCGCCACTGGTGAAATGCTGGCCATCATCGGCGCCAGTGGCGCAGGCAAATCCACACTGCTGCACATGCTCGCCGCAATGGATGCACCCACCTCCGGAGACGTCCGCATCGACGGCACCTCCCTCGCCTCCCTTAAACCCGCCGAACAAGCCAACTTCCGTAACCGCACCATCGGCTACGTCTGGCAGGCCCATTACCTGCTGCCGGAATTCACTGCAGAAGAAAACGTAGCCATGCCGCTGCTGGCCCGAGGCGAATCGCAACCCGAATCCCGCGAGAAGGCCCGCCGCTGGCTGACAGAAGTGGGCCTTGCAGCCCGCGCCACCCACCGTTCCGGCGAACTCTCCGGCGGCGAACAGCAGCGCGTCTCCCTGGCCCGCGCTCTCGTTACGGAACCGAAGCTGCTTCTGGCCGACGAGCCCACCGGCAACCTGGACGCCGTCACCGGAGATACCATCTTCGACCTCCTCCGTCGCCTGCACGCCAGCCACGGCACCACCACCGTCATGGTCACGCACAACCAGCAAATCGCCGCCCGCTGTGACCGGACACTGGTTCTAAAGCAGGGGCAACTCGTCACCACCGAAACGCTAGCCTGA